The Candidatus Krumholzibacteriia bacterium genome contains a region encoding:
- a CDS encoding T9SS type A sorting domain-containing protein codes for MNRRALTAMIGIGLMTVPLLSLAQLPADLYLATTAPDALILGASTFHRTAYGFAQGDFNGDGKPDLAVLSDGEDSADGYAFVSVLWGPPPLQTTTDLLTYANVSIVKAPPGELGSLSRLVAGDFNGDAVDDIAFSAPCHYSNGNCDGTVYVVFGTVLFPDTLDLISGTSPGSMVLRGRTGIGGALGMMLDSGDINRDGLDDLLISAPLGIPPTSEVYMLWGATVLPDQISMNDAAPGVTRFIDSRTYQSSGRGLAWGDVDGDKWPDLVIGSPGEGQDNGEVTILFGGDEFPDSLLLATQPPGSKRFRGAGLHDQAGYRVAVVDMNGDGCGELVVSSYRAQPNGCDACGEVEIVRGGASLPATAVLAPSELPMLRLLGDPTISVGALGVELSTGDVNADGFGDVMLTTKSDLLNPSNVGYVSVVYGTFTLPDSIHVGSGPGVTRIHGVGHDDRFGMGLAAFDMNGDGVDDLLLGAPYASPLGRYQAGTASIVYGQAWSTGVASTPALRLLPNRPNPFSIETTIGVTLPNQSEIDVAIFDAQGRLVRHVADGVAKMGEHAFRWDGRDEQGRLVASGVYFCRVKASQQTAVSKLVLVR; via the coding sequence ATGAATCGACGCGCCCTCACAGCCATGATAGGCATTGGGCTGATGACCGTGCCTCTCCTCTCGCTCGCCCAGCTCCCTGCAGATCTCTATTTGGCGACGACCGCTCCGGACGCGCTGATCTTGGGAGCATCAACTTTCCATCGGACGGCATACGGATTCGCGCAGGGGGACTTCAACGGTGATGGCAAGCCAGACCTTGCCGTGCTTTCCGATGGGGAGGACTCAGCTGACGGGTACGCGTTCGTCTCTGTTCTGTGGGGGCCGCCACCCCTTCAAACCACGACAGATCTCCTCACCTACGCCAACGTTTCGATTGTGAAAGCCCCACCCGGTGAACTCGGGTCGTTGTCACGACTGGTGGCCGGAGACTTCAACGGAGATGCAGTCGACGACATCGCTTTCAGCGCCCCTTGTCACTATTCGAACGGTAACTGCGATGGAACCGTCTATGTCGTGTTTGGCACGGTGTTGTTTCCCGACACGTTGGATCTGATCAGCGGCACTTCCCCCGGCTCTATGGTCCTGAGGGGAAGGACTGGTATCGGTGGCGCGCTGGGGATGATGCTTGACAGTGGGGACATTAACCGCGATGGGCTGGACGACCTCCTGATTTCGGCGCCTCTTGGCATTCCTCCCACAAGCGAGGTCTACATGCTCTGGGGTGCGACAGTGTTGCCTGATCAGATCTCGATGAACGACGCGGCGCCGGGTGTTACGCGTTTCATCGATTCAAGGACGTATCAGTCCTCGGGAAGAGGACTTGCGTGGGGCGATGTGGATGGTGACAAGTGGCCAGATCTAGTCATCGGTTCTCCCGGCGAGGGCCAGGACAACGGCGAAGTAACGATTCTTTTCGGAGGTGACGAATTCCCTGACTCGCTGCTGCTGGCAACCCAACCCCCGGGCTCAAAGCGTTTTCGCGGCGCTGGACTGCACGACCAGGCTGGTTACCGGGTGGCAGTTGTCGACATGAACGGAGACGGTTGTGGTGAACTCGTGGTGTCTTCATACAGGGCACAACCGAATGGTTGCGACGCATGCGGTGAAGTCGAAATAGTGCGCGGTGGGGCATCTCTTCCTGCGACCGCTGTTCTTGCACCATCGGAACTACCTATGCTGCGGCTGCTGGGTGACCCGACCATCAGCGTGGGCGCTCTGGGAGTGGAGCTTTCGACAGGCGACGTGAATGCCGATGGCTTTGGAGACGTCATGCTAACCACCAAGTCGGACCTTCTCAATCCGAGCAATGTGGGATATGTGAGCGTTGTTTATGGAACGTTCACCTTGCCCGATTCCATCCACGTGGGTTCTGGTCCGGGCGTTACACGCATCCATGGTGTCGGGCATGATGACCGCTTTGGCATGGGGCTCGCCGCATTCGACATGAATGGGGACGGAGTCGATGACTTGCTGCTCGGTGCTCCGTACGCCAGTCCGCTTGGGCGGTATCAGGCGGGCACTGCGTCTATTGTGTATGGGCAAGCGTGGAGTACGGGTGTTGCTTCTACCCCGGCGCTAAGGCTTCTTCCTAACAGGCCGAATCCGTTCAGCATTGAGACAACGATTGGGGTAACGCTACCTAATCAGTCGGAAATCGATGTTGCCATCTTTGACGCGCAGGGGCGGCTGGTTCGGCACGTTGCGGATGGCGTTGCCAAGATGGGCGAACACGCGTTTCGCTGGGATGGTCGTGATGAGCAGGGGCGATTGGTCGCGAGTGGCGTCTACTTCTGCAGGGTAAAGGCAAGCCAGCAGACAGCCGTAAGCAAATTGGTGCTCGTCCGCTAG